A single Desertibacillus haloalkaliphilus DNA region contains:
- a CDS encoding potassium channel family protein — MHFFLKLGLNLIKMRNLTLILATLIFVILCTVIAYLLEPDNFESLPNSFYFVMTTFSTVGYGDYSPVTAAGKTFAVIMYLVGIGLLGVVIGKIVDAFTIFRRKREEGKLKYGKDNHIIIVGWSKKTAAAVQELLESDDRVEVVVIDVLEKSPIDLAVDRVHYIQGDPTCEETFEKANISSAKSVVVFSDDNIQDHSLKDAKTLSIAITAERVAPDVHTTVEIMTEKNKTNFSHVNVDEFILSQQTISSLAVRSAMYKGVTKVYSQLMSRQYGEDLYKISKKENWHTYRDAFLDLLQQGATLIADRDKLDINRRLDEKIADDAVLYVVCNSETYQKLTS, encoded by the coding sequence TTGCACTTTTTTCTTAAACTTGGTTTGAATTTGATAAAGATGAGAAACCTCACTTTAATCCTCGCTACGTTGATTTTTGTGATTCTTTGTACAGTTATCGCCTATTTATTAGAACCTGATAACTTTGAGAGTCTACCAAACTCGTTTTATTTTGTGATGACAACGTTTTCGACAGTCGGCTATGGGGATTATTCACCGGTGACCGCAGCAGGGAAAACCTTTGCTGTCATCATGTATTTAGTTGGTATTGGTTTGCTAGGGGTTGTGATCGGAAAAATTGTTGATGCATTTACGATTTTTAGGCGGAAAAGGGAGGAAGGGAAGTTGAAATACGGGAAAGACAATCATATTATCATCGTTGGCTGGAGCAAAAAGACAGCAGCTGCTGTACAGGAATTACTAGAATCGGATGACCGTGTTGAAGTTGTTGTTATTGATGTGTTGGAAAAGTCCCCCATTGATCTAGCGGTGGATCGCGTCCATTACATACAAGGAGATCCTACCTGCGAAGAGACGTTTGAAAAAGCAAACATTTCAAGTGCAAAGTCAGTCGTTGTATTTTCAGATGATAATATTCAAGATCATTCATTAAAGGATGCTAAAACGTTGTCGATTGCAATTACAGCGGAACGGGTGGCTCCCGACGTCCATACAACGGTAGAAATCATGACGGAAAAAAATAAAACCAACTTTTCACATGTGAACGTTGATGAGTTTATTTTATCGCAGCAAACGATTTCGAGCCTTGCTGTACGGTCAGCGATGTATAAAGGCGTAACGAAGGTTTATTCGCAATTGATGAGCCGTCAATATGGGGAAGACCTTTATAAGATTTCTAAGAAAGAAAATTGGCATACATACCGTGATGCCTTCTTAGATTTATTACAGCAGGGGGCAACGTTAATTGCTGATCGTGATAAACTTGATATTAATCGTCGCTTAGATGAAAAAATCGCTGATGATGCCGTTCTTTATGTTGTGTGTAATTCTGAAACGTATCAG